Proteins from a single region of Primulina tabacum isolate GXHZ01 chromosome 5, ASM2559414v2, whole genome shotgun sequence:
- the LOC142544428 gene encoding uncharacterized protein LOC142544428, producing the protein MAGRPPRNNRNPRYANVNNRNNNEEDPNADSNPPPRVGLSQVDLMAIATIVATTIQGLGNPNGNGNQQPQPPPAQNGIKYHYESLRKNRCPVFKGDADPESSQSWLKSVETQLRLLEIPEALKVEVIVPFLEDKASKWWETVSPTLTAAGAITWQQFRDVFLKQYFSAEVRLQKLSEFENFSQTLDMSVVDYTSQFNDLGTYDLTIMADEVLKMHRYKKGLISRIQSSLAVYQPTSFADLMGAAIRAETDIKRRENENKNKRPLTGQSSQGKPPFKRPNQSSGPFKGASSHPTYQEPKMCPKCNNRHSGECHRQTGACFNCGKLGHRIANCPEPLKRSTKPNADANLNKPRENKPNARVFAITQKEADDANDVVAGTIFVNEMPTYVLFDSGATHSFISKRFTKKLGLTPELLVEPFRVATPTSKTVETHRVHRKC; encoded by the coding sequence ATGGCCGGAAGACCTCCCCGAAACAATCGCAACCCGCGATACGCAAACGTTAACAACCGCAACAACAATGAGGAAGATCCGAATGCTGACAGCAATCCACCTCCTAGAGTGGGCCTGAGCCAAGTAGATTTAATGGCTATAGCCACCATAGTGGCAACAACTATCCAGGGTTTGGGAAACCCCAATGGTAACGGTAATCAGCAGCCACAACCACCACCGGCACAGAATGGGATCAAGTATCATTATGAGTCCCTTCGTAAGAACCGTTGCCCAGTGTTCAAGGGAGACGCCGACCCTGAGAGTAGCCAAAGTTGGTTGAAAAGCGTGGAAACCCAACTGCGACTGCTAGAGATACCTGAGGCACTTAAGGTAGAGGTGATAGTGCCATTCCTGGAGGATAAGGCAAGCAAGTGGTGGGAAACCGTCTCACCTACCCTGACAGCCGCCGGAGCAATCACTTGGCAACAATTCAGAGATGTCTTTCTCAAACAGTATTTCTCAGCAGAAGTCAGACTTCAGAAACTGAGCGAGTTTGAGAACTTCTCGCAAACTCTAGACATGTCAGTGGTAGATTACACCTCCCAATTCAATGACCTTGGAACTTATGACCTGACAATCATGGCAGATGAAGTTCTAAAGATGCACAGATACAAGAAGGGTTTGATCAGCCGTATCCAGTCATCCTTAGCAGTTTACCAACCTACAAGCTTTGCTGATTTAATGGGAGCAGCGATAAGAGCTGAGACGGATATCAAGCGTCGGGAGAACGAGAACAAGAATAAGCGACCTCTTACTGGACAGTCATCTCAAGGGAAGCCACCATTCAAGAGACCGAATCAGTCCAGTGGACCCTTCAAAGGTGCTTCGTCCCACCCAACTTACCAAGAACCAAAGATGTGCCCCAAATGTAATAATCGTCATTCTGGAGAATGCCACCGACAGACGGGAGCATGTTTCAATTGTGGGAAATTAGGGCATCGAATTGCTAACTGCCCCGAGCCATTGAAGAGAAGTACCAAGCCTAATGCTGATGCTAACCTCAACAAGCCAAGGGAGAATAAGCCCAACGCTCGTGTGTTTGCAATAACCCAAAAAGAAGCAGATGATGCAAACGATGTCGTGGCAGGTACCATTTTTGTCAATGAAATGCCaacttatgtgttatttgatagTGGTGCTACTCATTCATTTATATCTAAGAGGTTCACTAAGAAACTAGGGCTTACGCCTGAATTACTAGTTGAACCATTTAGAGTAGCGACTCCTACTAGTAAGACAGTCGAAACACATAGAGTGCACCGAAAGTGTTAA